GGTTCTTCGCGCTGGTGAACCTCTCGAAGGTCCCGTTCTCGGTCGGCCTCGGCCTGATCACCGTGCCGGGTCTGCTCATCGACCTCGTGCTGGTGCCCGCGGTGGTCATCGGCGCGTTGTCCGGTCGGTGGCTGGCGGATCGCCTCGATCAGCGCCTGTTCGAGCGCCTCGTCATCGTCTTCACCGTGATCGGCGCGCTCTACCTGCTGCTGTTCTGAACGGAACGCGACTCGCTCGCGGCACCGGCGAGCACCGCACGCGTGCGCCGCCCGACACCGAGTCCGGCGGCCGAGTGCAGCTGGTCGGCGGTGTCCACGTCGCGACGCAGACTCGAGTCCGGCGCCACGTTCAGCGCAACGCAGCCGAGATCGAGGTGACGCGCGAACGAGCCGTCGCCGAAGGAGGTCCGCAGCGCCATACCGGCACCGGCCGTCACCAGCGTGGTCCCGGTTCCCTCGGCGTCGGCGACCACCGTGCGCGCCAGCGCGGAGGCGGTCGACAGCGCAGCCGACAGATCCTGAGGCCGCAGGGCGGGGAGGTCGCCGAGCAGCGCGGCGCGCGGCATCCGCTCTCCGGCCGCCTCCGCGCCCGTCGCGACGGCCGCGTCGATGCCGCGCGCATCGCCCTCGGGCACGAAGCGCAGGCCGGGGATGTCGAAGGCGAGGGTGATCAGGGCGGCGTCCTCGGTCACCACGAAGACCTGCCCCACCGCGTCGCAGTCGGCTGCGGCCTCGATGGTATCCAGCGCGATCGCGCGGGCGAGGCTGACGCGCTCGATGCCCGCGACGGCCAGCCGCGACTTGCCCAGCGCCGTCGGCTTGACCGGAATGATCACGGCCCAGCGGTCGCGCCCGGCCGGAGCGCCGTCGGTCACTCCGCGAACCGCGCGCGGAGCCTCGGCAGGATCTCGGCGCCGTACATGCGCAGGAACTCCTCCTGATCGTGTCCCGGATCGTGGAACACCAGGTGCCGGAAGCCGAGATCGACGTACTCGGCGATCTTCTCGACGTGCTCCTCGGGGTCGGTGGAGACGATGAAGCGGGATGCCGCGCGCTCGATCGGCAGCTCGGCCGCACGGCGCTGCATCTCCAGCGGATCGTGGATGTCGCGCTTCTCCTCGGGGCTGAGGGCCAGCGGCGCCCAGAAGCGGGTCTTCTCCATCGCCGTGTCGTGGTCGGGGTGGTACGACACCTTGACCTCGATGAGCGTGTCGATCGCGTCATCGGCGCGCCCGGCCTTCTCGAGGCCCTCGCGGAGGGCGGGCAGCAGGGTGTCGGTGTACAGCTCCGCCGCCTTGCCGGAGGTGGTGATGTAGCCGTCCGCGATGCGGCCGGCCAGCCGGGTCGCGGCCGGACCGGAGGCGCCGATGTAGATCGGCACCTTCTCGTCCTCCGATGGGCGATCGTAGATCGTCGCGTCCTTCGTCGAGTAGTACGTGCCCTCGAACGTGACCCGCTCGTCGTCCCAGAGCTTCTCGATGAGGGTGATCGCCTCCTTCAGGCGCTGGAAGCGCTCCGGCGGGTCGGGCCACTCGAGCCCGAGCGTCACTTCGTTGAGCGCCTCGCCGGTGCCGAGGCCCAGGATGATGCGGCCCGGGTACAGCACGCCCAGCGTCGCGAACATCTGCGCGACCACGCCGGGGTGGTAGCGGAAGGTCGGAGTGAGCACCGAGGTCCCCAGGAGCACCCGCGAGGTGCGCGCGCCGACCGCGCCGAGCCACGGCACGGCCGCAGGAGCGTGGCCGCCGTCGTGCATCCACGGCTGGAGGTGGTCCGAGACGAAGACCGAATCGAACCCCATCTCCTCGGCGAGCACGGCGAAGTCGGCCAGCTCCCGCGGACCGAACTGCTCGGCGGAGGCTTTGTAGCCGAATCTCAGCGGAATGGTCATGCTGCTCCTGTTCGTGCGTCCTCGGCGGCGGCCGGGAGGAATTCGGATCCGTCGGCGCGGGAGAGTCGGCGGCGGAAGGCGTCGACTGTTCCCGGCCACAGCAGGGTGAGGCGCCCTGAGCGCTCGTCGACGTACCAGTTGCGGCATCCGCCGGTCAGCCACGGCGTGTGCTCGGCAGCCGCGGCGATCTCGGCGGTGTAGGCGCGCTCGGCCTCCGGCGAGACCCGCAGCACTCCGCGCGCGTGGCGCCGGCTCAGGCTCTCCACGACGTAGTCGGCCTGCTCCTCGATCATGAGGACCGAGGAGTTGTGTCCGAGCGAGGCGTTCGGGCCGTTGAGGACGAAGAGGTTCGGGAATCCCGCGACGACGGTGGAGCCGAACGAGGTCATGCCGTTCGACCAGTGCTCGTCGAGGCTCTGCCCGTCCTCGCCGCGAACGAGTTGCGCGTACGGCTGGCGGGTCGAGGCGAACCCGGTCGCCAGGACGACCGCATCGACCTCGTGCACGGTCCCGTCCGCGGCGATGAGGGTGTTCCCGTCCACCGATGCCAGTGCCGAGGCGACCAGCCTCACCCGCTCACCCGAGAGCGCGGGGTAGAACTCGTCGGAGAGCAGCACGCGCTTGCACCCGAAGGCGTAGTCCGGAGTGAGCACGGCGCGCAGGGCCGGATCCGGGACCTGCGCGCGGAGGTGGTCGAGCGCGATGGTGCGGGCGGCGGCGGATGCTGCGGCATCGCCCGACCGGGAGGCGAAGCGCGCCTCGCCCTCGTCCAAGAGCTCGGCGCGCAGGCGCGCGAGCTCGTCCGGGTGCTCGGCGAACCGGCGCCGGTCATCGGGCGTGAACGCGTGCGCGTCGCGCGGGACGATCCAGGCAGGCGTCCGCTGGAAGAGCGTGACCTGTGCGGCGAGCGCGGCCAGCTCGGGCACCAGCTGGACGGCGCTGGCGCCGGTGCCGACCACGGCGACGCGCAGTCCTGTGAGGTCGGCGTCGTGATCCCAGCGGGCGGAGTGGAACAGCGGGCCGGGGAAGGTCTCGAGTCCGGCGATGTCTGGGATCTCGGGCTCGGTGAGGCGACCGCAGGCCAGGACGAGCGCGTCCGCGAGGATCACGTCCGCCCCGCCGGCGCCGCCGGTGCGGATGCGCCACGCCGACTCCTCGGCGTCCCAGTCGGCCGAGATCAGCGGCGTCTGCAGTCGCAGCCGGTCGCCGAGCTGCTCGCGCCGGGCCACGTCTTCGAGGTAGTCGCGGATCTCCTCGCCGCGAGCGAAGGTCCCCGACCAGTTCGGGTTCGGGTACGCGGCGAACCCGTACAGGTGCGACGGCACGTCGCACGCGACGCCGGGGTAGGTGTTGTCGCGCCAGGTGCCGCCGACGGAGTCCGCGCGCTCGAGGACGACGAAATCGTCTCGACCTGCTCGTCGCAGCGCCATCGCCATGCCGAGTCCGGCGAAGCCGGCGCCGACGATCGCGATCTCCACGCGCGTCATACGGGCGTGCCCGTCGAACGCACCGCGGTCATCCCGTCCCGCCGAGCGGGCGGTTCGCGGTAATCCGTGGTGCGGAGTCGGAACGGCCGGAACAGGCGCGCGGCGATGCGCGCGGCATCCTCCGCCGGCAGTTCCTGTCCGTACTCGATTCCGGCCTCCGGCAGCACTCGGCCGTCGAGGAGGGTGCCGCCCAGGTCATCGCCGCCGGACTGGAGCAGCACAGCGGCGTCGCTGCGCCCGACTCGCGTCCACGGGATCTGGATGTGCGGGATGCTCCCGGACAGCAGAAGTCGCGAGACGGCGACCATCGCCCGATGCTCGTCGATCGGCGCGCGGCCCGCGACGAGCGGAACGCCGCCGGAGGGCCCGGGCAGGGGGATCGGGACGAACTCCGTGAACCCGCCGCCGGGGAGTGCGCCTCTCGAGGCGCTCTGCAGCTCGCGGAGGCGGCGCAGATGGGCGACGCGCTCGGCGGCGGTCTCCACATGCCCGTAGAACAGCACGGACGTCGAGCGGAAGCCCGCGGCATGGGCGGCGGTGATGCCGGTCTCCCATCGGTCGATCTCGAGGTCGTCGGGCGCGACCAGCGAGCGGACGCGCTCGCTGAGGACCTTGACGCCCGTTCCGGGCACCGTATCGATGCCGGCCGCACGCATGGCCTCGAGGGCGCCCCCAAGGCCGAGTCCGCCGCGCTCGGCCAGATCCCAGACGTCCTGCGGGCGATACGCGTGCAGGTGCATCGAGGGGGTCG
This portion of the Microbacterium pygmaeum genome encodes:
- the cofC gene encoding 2-phospho-L-lactate guanylyltransferase, coding for MTDGAPAGRDRWAVIIPVKPTALGKSRLAVAGIERVSLARAIALDTIEAAADCDAVGQVFVVTEDAALITLAFDIPGLRFVPEGDARGIDAAVATGAEAAGERMPRAALLGDLPALRPQDLSAALSTASALARTVVADAEGTGTTLVTAGAGMALRTSFGDGSFARHLDLGCVALNVAPDSSLRRDVDTADQLHSAAGLGVGRRTRAVLAGAASESRSVQNSSR
- the fgd gene encoding glucose-6-phosphate dehydrogenase (coenzyme-F420), with the protein product MTIPLRFGYKASAEQFGPRELADFAVLAEEMGFDSVFVSDHLQPWMHDGGHAPAAVPWLGAVGARTSRVLLGTSVLTPTFRYHPGVVAQMFATLGVLYPGRIILGLGTGEALNEVTLGLEWPDPPERFQRLKEAITLIEKLWDDERVTFEGTYYSTKDATIYDRPSEDEKVPIYIGASGPAATRLAGRIADGYITTSGKAAELYTDTLLPALREGLEKAGRADDAIDTLIEVKVSYHPDHDTAMEKTRFWAPLALSPEEKRDIHDPLEMQRRAAELPIERAASRFIVSTDPEEHVEKIAEYVDLGFRHLVFHDPGHDQEEFLRMYGAEILPRLRARFAE
- a CDS encoding flavin-containing monooxygenase, giving the protein MTRVEIAIVGAGFAGLGMAMALRRAGRDDFVVLERADSVGGTWRDNTYPGVACDVPSHLYGFAAYPNPNWSGTFARGEEIRDYLEDVARREQLGDRLRLQTPLISADWDAEESAWRIRTGGAGGADVILADALVLACGRLTEPEIPDIAGLETFPGPLFHSARWDHDADLTGLRVAVVGTGASAVQLVPELAALAAQVTLFQRTPAWIVPRDAHAFTPDDRRRFAEHPDELARLRAELLDEGEARFASRSGDAAASAAARTIALDHLRAQVPDPALRAVLTPDYAFGCKRVLLSDEFYPALSGERVRLVASALASVDGNTLIAADGTVHEVDAVVLATGFASTRQPYAQLVRGEDGQSLDEHWSNGMTSFGSTVVAGFPNLFVLNGPNASLGHNSSVLMIEEQADYVVESLSRRHARGVLRVSPEAERAYTAEIAAAAEHTPWLTGGCRNWYVDERSGRLTLLWPGTVDAFRRRLSRADGSEFLPAAAEDARTGAA